TGGTCGACGAACAGGCGCTTGAACATGGGGTGGCTCCTTTCCGGCTCGCCGTCGCCCTAGACGTGGACGGTGAGTCCCGCAAGGGCGGCGGGGCATATCATTCGATCAACCGGCTGGGCCATCCGACGCGAACGAGCGTTTCGTCGGGGTCGGACAGCGCGAACTCATACATGCCCCACGGCTTGTGCGTCGGCGCCTTCTCGCGCTCGAGGATGGCATCGCGGAACTGTTCAGCCAATTCGGCCACGCGTTCGGTGTAAAGATACAGGCCGAATGGATTCTGCCCCGGTACCAGCCATCCGTCGGGCGCCTCGTTCGTCAGGTGGAGCTGCCATCCCTTGCCGTCCTCGAGCAGGCGGTAGCTGCCATAGTCGCCGACGACCGACAGGCCGAGCGCCTCATAGAATGCCGTGCTCGCGTCGATGTTTGTGCAGGGCAGGATCGCGGCGATGCTGTGGGGCGTCGGGGTTGTCATGCCGCCAGTCTATGTCCGCCGCCGCGATGGCGCCAGCGCCAGTTGACGAGGTGCGCGGCGGCCAGTGTGATCGCGCCGATCGATGTGAGCAGCCGGTCGGCGCTCTCGGGATCGGCGGCGGTAATCCATCCCTCATGCGCCGACAGACCCAGCGCGAGCAGGCCCAGTCCGACGACTGCCAGCATCGTGGGCGCCAGCCGCCGATGCCGCCGCCAACCATCGCGCATGGCGATGGCCGCGGCGGGCAGGGCGAGCAGCAATATCGCCGCATGTACGCCCTCGGGCAGGGCGATCCAGCGGCTCAATGCAGGCGCGAGCAGGAGGGCGAGGGGCAGGGCGAGGCAATGGATCAGGCAGGTGAATGACAGGATGATCCCCGTCAGGTCGGCAAGGCGCGGGCGCGCGGCGGGGAGGCACATGGAGCTTCTTTCGCGAAAGGGGTTCGTCGTGCCAGATAATGATACATTATCTCATTGCAAGGGTTGTTGTGAATCCGCCCCTTGCCGCCCATATCGCATGCTGGCAAAGGGGCGCTGTTTTACCCCGCCAGAAAGGCCAGTTTTTCGATGTCCCAGATGATCCGTGTCACCCTTCCCGATGGCTCTGCCCGTGAAGTCGTGCGCGGCACTACCGCGGCACAGATTGCGGCCGACATCGGACCCGGCCTCGCCAAGGCCGCGCTCGCCGCCAAGATCGACGGCGAACTGCGCGATATCATGCGCCCGCTCGAGGAAGACACGAACCTTGCGCTGGTGACGAGCCGCGACGAGGCTGACGCGCTCGAACTCTTCCGCCACGACTATGCGCACGTTCTCGCCGAGGCTGTCCAGAACCTGTTCCCCGGCACGCAGATCACTTTTGGCCCGTCGACGGGTGACGGCTTCTATTACGACTTCGCGCCGACCGCCGAGCATGGCCCGTTTCGCGACGACGAACTGCCGCTGATCGAGGAGGAGATGCGCAAGATCATCGCCGCCGACCTGCCGCTGACGCGCGAAGTGTGGGAGCGCGACAAGCTCATCGCCAAATGGGCGGCCGAGGGCGAGACGTTCAAGGCCGAATGGGCCGCCGAATTGCCGCAGGGCGAGGAGCTCACCGTCTATCGCAGCGGCGAAGGCTGGAT
This genomic window from Sphingopyxis sp. YR583 contains:
- a CDS encoding VOC family protein; its protein translation is MTTPTPHSIAAILPCTNIDASTAFYEALGLSVVGDYGSYRLLEDGKGWQLHLTNEAPDGWLVPGQNPFGLYLYTERVAELAEQFRDAILEREKAPTHKPWGMYEFALSDPDETLVRVGWPSRLIE
- a CDS encoding MerC family mercury resistance protein codes for the protein MCLPAARPRLADLTGIILSFTCLIHCLALPLALLLAPALSRWIALPEGVHAAILLLALPAAAIAMRDGWRRHRRLAPTMLAVVGLGLLALGLSAHEGWITAADPESADRLLTSIGAITLAAAHLVNWRWRHRGGGHRLAA